The proteins below come from a single Methanolobus chelungpuianus genomic window:
- a CDS encoding GNAT family N-acetyltransferase, whose amino-acid sequence MDTKAGGTYGFPGLLIRNAAPEEMGFIIGLAASEGWNPGIHDGDIFYEADPEGFFIAELEGRPVGCASAVAYDDNFGFLGLYVVRTEFQNRGIGSQLTERCMAHMGDRTIGLDGVVENERKYQDVMKFTSSYSNLRFEGKGGGEVPDDLVNVREVPFSQLLEYDRRMFPAPRDAFLKRWINQPGSHACAVLEGGELKGYGVIRKCVSGYKIGPLFADDISIAERIFLALRSTVPENEPVFLDVPQPNRDALMLAEKYGMSACFRTIRMYKGKAPDIDLKKAFGVTTFELG is encoded by the coding sequence ATGGATACAAAAGCTGGCGGAACTTATGGGTTTCCGGGACTGCTTATAAGAAACGCTGCTCCGGAAGAGATGGGATTTATCATTGGGCTGGCGGCAAGCGAGGGCTGGAATCCGGGGATCCATGACGGGGATATTTTTTATGAGGCTGACCCCGAAGGATTCTTTATTGCGGAGCTTGAAGGCAGGCCTGTCGGATGTGCCTCTGCCGTAGCGTATGATGATAATTTCGGCTTTCTGGGGCTATATGTGGTCAGAACTGAATTCCAGAACAGAGGTATAGGGTCACAGCTGACCGAAAGATGCATGGCCCACATGGGAGATCGGACCATCGGGCTTGATGGTGTTGTAGAGAACGAGAGGAAATACCAGGACGTCATGAAGTTCACTTCTTCTTATAGCAACCTGCGCTTTGAGGGTAAAGGCGGAGGAGAGGTCCCGGATGACCTGGTAAATGTGCGTGAAGTACCCTTCAGCCAACTGCTTGAGTATGACAGGAGAATGTTCCCCGCCCCAAGAGATGCTTTCCTCAAAAGATGGATAAACCAGCCCGGATCTCACGCCTGTGCAGTGCTTGAAGGCGGAGAGCTTAAGGGATACGGCGTGATTAGGAAGTGCGTTTCAGGTTACAAGATAGGTCCTCTTTTTGCAGATGACATATCAATAGCCGAAAGGATCTTCCTTGCCCTTAGGAGCACCGTGCCTGAGAATGAGCCTGTTTTTCTTGATGTTCCGCAGCCCAACAGAGATGCCCTTATGTTGGCAGAGAAGTACGGCATGTCGGCTTGCTTCAGGACGATACGCATGTATAAAGGTAAGGCGCCCGACATTGACCTGAAAAAGGCTTTCGGGGTCACGACCTTCGAACTGGGGTGA
- a CDS encoding DMT family transporter, with product MEWVYLIIAGMFETGWAVGMKYSEGMSKLYPTAFMLTCLVISMLLLERSLRVLPIGTGYAVWTGIGIMGTTILGILLFNESANMLRILCIVMIAAGIIGLKVLSVN from the coding sequence ATGGAATGGGTATATCTTATAATTGCAGGCATGTTTGAGACAGGCTGGGCTGTTGGCATGAAATACAGTGAAGGGATGAGCAAGCTCTACCCGACGGCCTTTATGCTCACGTGCCTGGTCATCAGCATGCTCCTGCTGGAAAGGTCACTGCGGGTGCTGCCCATAGGTACCGGATACGCAGTCTGGACCGGGATTGGTATAATGGGTACGACTATACTCGGGATACTGCTTTTCAATGAGTCCGCAAACATGCTGCGCATCCTGTGCATCGTGATGATAGCTGCAGGGATCATAGGACTGAAGGTGCTCTCAGTCAACTGA
- a CDS encoding SLC13 family permease has product MTLPVLILAIVFILTAIRQIGNLRLGIWQIMSLGALGVLLTGQISVTDALNSVNMDVMLFLFGMFAVGQALEMSGYISHISYRFFRSARTLDAVILYILFGMGLASAFLMNDTLAIIGTPVMLLLAREHNIDPKVLLLALAFAVTTGSVISPIGNPQNLLIALGGGLEDPFVTFARYLLLPTVVNLLITYMLLKVFYRKHFSPVPLDHAVPRITDHRLARWSGMSLCLVVILVAAKIVVTSAGIPFDFRLTYIALISAIPVLLLSSRRKEILQKMDWHTLVFFAAMFILMESVWDSGFFQGVIGMTSIDVNSIPMILAVSVLLSQFISNVPLVALYLPVLSQADMTVLQMMALAAGSTIAGNLSILGAASNVIIIQNAEKKGNISLKFSEFALIGVPLTTIQICVYWLFLSGLR; this is encoded by the coding sequence ATGACGCTGCCTGTCCTCATACTTGCAATTGTTTTTATCCTGACCGCAATAAGACAGATAGGTAACCTGAGGCTTGGCATCTGGCAGATAATGTCGCTGGGCGCTCTCGGAGTACTGCTGACAGGGCAGATATCAGTTACTGATGCCCTTAATTCTGTGAATATGGATGTCATGCTCTTCCTTTTCGGAATGTTCGCCGTGGGGCAGGCATTGGAGATGAGCGGCTATATTTCCCATATCTCCTACCGCTTTTTCAGGAGTGCGAGGACCCTTGATGCCGTAATACTGTACATCCTGTTCGGGATGGGCCTCGCATCCGCATTCCTGATGAATGATACACTGGCAATAATCGGTACGCCTGTAATGCTGCTCCTTGCCAGGGAACATAACATCGATCCCAAGGTGCTGCTTCTGGCATTGGCCTTTGCCGTGACCACAGGAAGTGTCATCAGCCCCATAGGCAATCCCCAGAATCTCCTGATAGCCCTGGGCGGGGGTCTTGAGGACCCTTTCGTTACCTTCGCCCGCTACCTGCTGCTTCCTACAGTGGTGAACCTGCTGATAACCTACATGCTGCTTAAGGTCTTCTACAGGAAACATTTCTCTCCTGTACCGCTTGACCATGCAGTGCCAAGGATCACTGACCACAGGCTTGCCAGGTGGTCAGGTATGTCACTTTGCCTGGTCGTCATCCTGGTGGCGGCGAAGATCGTTGTCACATCGGCAGGCATTCCCTTCGATTTCAGGCTGACCTACATTGCCCTTATTTCGGCAATCCCTGTGCTTTTGCTCAGCAGCCGGAGGAAAGAGATACTGCAAAAGATGGACTGGCATACACTTGTGTTCTTCGCTGCCATGTTCATACTGATGGAGAGTGTGTGGGATTCAGGATTCTTCCAGGGCGTCATCGGAATGACAAGCATCGATGTTAACTCGATCCCTATGATACTCGCGGTGAGCGTCCTCCTGAGCCAGTTCATCTCCAATGTTCCTTTAGTTGCACTTTACCTGCCTGTCCTGTCGCAGGCAGATATGACTGTCCTGCAGATGATGGCACTGGCAGCCGGAAGTACTATAGCAGGCAATCTTTCCATCCTTGGAGCAGCGAGCAATGTCATCATTATCCAGAACGCAGAGAAAAAAGGCAATATAAGCCTGAAATTCTCTGAGTTCGCGCTGATAGGCGTACCCCTTACGACCATACAGATATGTGTGTACTGGCTCTTCCTGTCAGGCCTGCGGTGA
- a CDS encoding DUF1059 domain-containing protein: MKIRLVKCGDIGIANCNYMAIGNNLDDVEKNMYDHIEAEHKDLLEEMTDDEIHQLKHRVSTFLGRSCGCGHLPKP; this comes from the coding sequence ATGAAGATAAGGCTTGTGAAATGCGGAGACATAGGAATCGCTAACTGCAATTACATGGCAATCGGCAATAATCTGGATGATGTTGAAAAGAACATGTACGATCATATAGAGGCCGAACATAAGGATCTGCTGGAAGAGATGACCGATGATGAGATCCATCAGCTTAAGCACAGGGTCTCGACATTTCTCGGAAGAAGCTGCGGATGCGGCCATCTGCCAAAACCATGA
- a CDS encoding RimK/LysX family protein: MKVSDLRSMLVMSSREEAVFGSFDLPRDAFYPMLLSLKTGGAWSYSAEHLRSISVMRVHTDYDKSTKTGNTLEEIYLLVNPETVAREGLVNRLEKCGNREERVLLTRPYSITLKAERIFVARISTEKRTIMVREAADKVVAFTGPSAFYAAHEMEHLEHVEIDGLPMWSFKYELAESSGPD; encoded by the coding sequence ATGAAAGTAAGTGACCTGAGATCCATGCTTGTGATGAGCTCAAGGGAAGAAGCAGTTTTCGGGAGCTTCGACCTTCCAAGGGATGCCTTCTATCCAATGCTGCTTTCGCTGAAGACGGGAGGGGCGTGGAGCTATTCAGCCGAGCATCTCAGGAGCATTTCAGTAATGAGGGTCCATACCGACTATGATAAGAGTACGAAGACAGGCAATACCCTGGAGGAAATATACCTGCTGGTCAATCCTGAGACTGTCGCAAGGGAAGGACTGGTCAACCGGCTGGAAAAATGCGGCAACAGGGAGGAGCGGGTACTGCTCACACGCCCCTATTCCATAACCCTGAAAGCGGAGAGGATATTTGTGGCGCGCATCAGCACAGAGAAAAGAACGATCATGGTGCGCGAGGCCGCTGATAAGGTTGTGGCGTTCACGGGTCCCTCGGCCTTCTATGCAGCACATGAGATGGAACACCTGGAGCATGTTGAGATCGACGGGCTTCCGATGTGGTCCTTTAAGTACGAGCTCGCAGAATCAAGTGGTCCTGATTGA
- a CDS encoding tetratricopeptide repeat protein, which translates to MGMLNEVKSKNKIKAAQNWLKLAENAKTPEKQVEYYTKALDANPYNAEAWFRKGRVLETMGSFEEAQRCFDLATEIDPDYQGLIGKKQYSAEPAADYPESSVFPENQNEDDAFMESELEEELTGEAVEGFMEEPGESFEGETHEQAGKERMAEETGWSGSGYKPPVGEESIFSNLGRRENEEAVRDTEMISSHSTSGDMQLVQETEIMPREENAYGNTLQADAGPMAKAEAAVTGIVQSGSEGTGFWKEEAADSGKEAQPRFANAGERSLKTGLDEKKKRPVKQPAKGPEGTRPQGQSRETQTVASVTKEDMQIMDIRIPMSETLKFWAVGIVAVIIALKVATYI; encoded by the coding sequence ATGGGAATGCTTAACGAAGTAAAATCCAAGAATAAAATAAAAGCCGCCCAGAACTGGCTTAAGCTGGCTGAGAATGCCAAAACCCCTGAAAAGCAGGTTGAATACTATACAAAGGCACTGGATGCCAATCCATACAATGCGGAAGCATGGTTCAGGAAAGGCAGGGTCCTTGAAACAATGGGGAGCTTCGAAGAAGCCCAGAGATGCTTTGACCTCGCAACAGAGATAGACCCTGATTACCAGGGACTTATCGGAAAGAAGCAGTATAGTGCAGAACCCGCAGCAGACTACCCGGAAAGTTCCGTATTCCCGGAAAACCAAAATGAAGATGACGCTTTCATGGAAAGCGAGCTGGAAGAGGAACTCACAGGGGAGGCGGTTGAAGGGTTCATGGAAGAGCCCGGGGAGAGCTTCGAAGGAGAAACACATGAACAGGCCGGAAAGGAGCGGATGGCAGAAGAGACGGGATGGAGCGGTTCAGGCTATAAGCCCCCTGTAGGCGAAGAGTCCATATTCAGTAATCTTGGCAGGCGTGAGAACGAGGAAGCAGTCCGGGATACAGAGATGATCAGTTCCCATTCCACTTCCGGTGATATGCAGCTGGTACAAGAGACAGAGATTATGCCACGTGAGGAAAATGCATACGGGAACACCCTGCAGGCAGATGCGGGGCCCATGGCAAAAGCAGAGGCTGCCGTGACTGGAATAGTACAGTCGGGTTCAGAGGGAACGGGATTCTGGAAAGAAGAAGCTGCAGACAGCGGAAAGGAAGCGCAGCCCCGGTTTGCGAATGCAGGCGAGAGATCTCTTAAGACAGGACTTGACGAAAAGAAAAAACGGCCCGTGAAACAGCCAGCAAAAGGTCCTGAAGGAACAAGACCGCAGGGCCAGTCCAGAGAAACACAGACAGTTGCATCAGTGACTAAGGAGGATATGCAGATCATGGATATCAGGATACCTATGAGCGAGACGCTCAAGTTCTGGGCGGTCGGCATTGTGGCAGTGATAATAGCTTTGAAGGTCGCGACCTATATATGA
- a CDS encoding GbsR/MarR family transcriptional regulator encodes MNDIESQIYETGIEIFRGYGVDELTARILSILNFEPCDISMEEIAGRTGYSLASISLKMKNIEAFWGIKRIQKPGSRKVYFRMEKNLLDAFTLQIKNGYEAELDIARKKISPLIDRYRKEASTEEEQKRLAIFENYQQQITSFEELIRFIYRKVEQMKKQGK; translated from the coding sequence ATGAACGATATAGAATCACAGATATATGAGACAGGTATCGAGATATTCAGGGGATATGGGGTTGATGAGCTCACAGCCAGGATATTGTCGATACTCAACTTCGAGCCTTGTGATATAAGCATGGAAGAGATTGCCGGAAGGACCGGCTATAGCCTGGCATCCATCAGCCTGAAAATGAAGAACATAGAGGCTTTCTGGGGTATAAAAAGGATACAGAAGCCCGGGTCCCGCAAAGTGTACTTCCGGATGGAAAAGAACCTCCTTGACGCATTTACCCTGCAGATAAAGAACGGGTATGAGGCAGAGCTCGACATTGCCAGAAAGAAGATATCCCCCCTCATTGACAGGTACAGGAAAGAAGCCTCTACGGAAGAGGAACAGAAAAGGCTGGCCATTTTTGAGAACTACCAGCAGCAGATCACAAGCTTTGAGGAACTGATAAGGTTCATCTACAGGAAAGTGGAACAGATGAAAAAGCAGGGGAAGTAA
- a CDS encoding UvrD-helicase domain-containing protein, producing MPLKLMPPDVPELNAGEIKVLARLKRIYSARDYDTYLYVQPLVMSYNPDFILIDPYKGVCIIDVRDWSLSYIRSIDPVNVTDISGKELHNPVHHARQYYNATKTLLKKEEFLLNSKKELRFRLYSKMIFTNVGTSEMETLKDVLCQPATECICGDQLDSLSASTLFGSETAFLDSDTISTIKGKLFPELQIKRIQTEIWQFNRKVTAGNKVIAALDHEQEQFARRIPSGHYMITGVPGSGKTVILIARAIHLLRENPGWRIRILTYNRSLEKKISQQLLSKAEDLQYMGIRHENIEVSTFHTLALEIAGVDLMGTREETFWDVTLPYMAMDKAVPVYDAILIDECQDFHDSWIKLCLMVCKKHPDRNGELTENLFLAGDRLQSIYNQRDNSWKSLGINIRGRSKLLKTSYRSGCCHISLALNYLMSDGELRKEVERFYEGREGICHSFDTDSSLSFFTGNYKQINKLILDLLEKGYCPGDILILGPSHDGNEFLYASLDEKIRKISKVSKHFDDDKLLITTYHSSKGLENKVCILLNVDRINNKKLIYVALTRASEKLYIHSYRPDGGEVFRELYACHDPVYRAPAAYKKGARKLPSDSAGIQTGNHLNYNL from the coding sequence ATGCCGTTAAAACTGATGCCGCCTGATGTGCCTGAGCTGAACGCCGGGGAAATCAAGGTCCTCGCCAGGCTCAAACGGATATACAGTGCAAGGGACTATGATACTTACCTGTATGTGCAGCCGCTGGTGATGTCATATAACCCTGATTTCATTCTCATCGATCCATATAAGGGTGTTTGCATAATAGATGTCAGGGACTGGTCGCTCTCGTATATAAGGAGCATTGACCCTGTTAACGTCACAGATATCAGCGGCAAGGAACTGCACAATCCTGTTCATCATGCCAGGCAGTACTATAATGCTACGAAAACTCTCCTGAAAAAAGAGGAATTCCTGCTTAACTCAAAAAAGGAGCTCAGGTTCAGGCTTTACTCAAAGATGATATTCACAAATGTAGGCACATCTGAAATGGAGACTTTAAAGGATGTGCTCTGCCAGCCGGCCACCGAATGCATCTGCGGGGACCAGTTGGATTCACTGTCTGCCAGTACCCTGTTCGGGAGCGAGACTGCTTTTCTTGACAGTGACACTATCTCCACGATAAAAGGAAAACTGTTCCCTGAGCTACAGATAAAAAGGATACAGACCGAAATATGGCAGTTCAACAGGAAGGTCACGGCAGGGAACAAGGTCATTGCTGCCCTTGACCATGAACAGGAGCAGTTCGCAAGAAGGATTCCCAGCGGGCACTATATGATCACCGGTGTTCCGGGCAGCGGCAAGACCGTGATACTCATTGCGAGGGCCATACACCTGCTAAGAGAGAATCCCGGATGGAGGATCAGGATACTGACATATAACAGGTCCCTTGAGAAAAAGATCAGCCAGCAACTGCTGTCAAAGGCTGAGGATCTGCAGTACATGGGCATCAGGCATGAGAATATAGAAGTTTCCACATTCCATACCCTTGCACTGGAGATAGCAGGTGTTGATTTAATGGGCACCCGGGAAGAAACGTTCTGGGACGTCACCCTCCCCTACATGGCCATGGACAAAGCCGTTCCTGTTTACGATGCCATTCTGATAGACGAGTGCCAGGACTTCCATGACTCCTGGATAAAGCTCTGCCTCATGGTGTGTAAAAAGCATCCGGACAGGAACGGGGAGCTGACCGAGAATCTCTTCCTTGCAGGAGACCGCCTGCAGAGCATCTATAACCAGAGGGACAACAGCTGGAAAAGCCTTGGTATCAACATACGTGGCAGGTCCAAGCTTCTCAAGACATCCTATCGTTCAGGATGCTGCCACATATCGCTGGCACTGAACTACCTTATGTCCGACGGCGAGCTGCGAAAGGAAGTAGAGAGGTTCTACGAAGGCCGCGAAGGCATCTGCCACAGTTTCGATACTGACAGTTCGCTTAGCTTTTTCACAGGCAACTATAAGCAGATTAACAAGCTCATCCTGGATCTCCTTGAAAAGGGCTACTGCCCCGGGGATATCCTCATCCTGGGTCCTTCCCACGATGGCAATGAGTTCCTTTACGCCAGCCTGGACGAGAAGATCAGGAAAATATCAAAGGTATCGAAGCACTTCGACGATGATAAACTGCTGATCACCACCTATCACTCATCAAAAGGCCTGGAGAACAAGGTATGTATCCTCCTCAACGTGGACCGTATCAATAACAAGAAGCTCATTTATGTGGCCCTGACAAGAGCCTCCGAAAAATTGTACATCCATTCGTACAGGCCGGACGGAGGAGAGGTTTTCAGGGAGCTGTATGCGTGCCACGATCCTGTATACAGGGCACCGGCAGCATATAAAAAAGGAGCCAGGAAGTTACCTTCGGATAGCGCAGGGATACAGACCGGGAATCACCTCAATTATAATCTTTAA
- a CDS encoding type 1 glutamine amidotransferase domain-containing protein — translation MKALVFGADGFEDVELIYPCHRLKEEGVETHIVSMEKGKITGKHGYSVEADAAFKDIDPSEYGLLVISGGKGPEKMRLDKNALDITRHFFSENKPVAGICHGPQVLISAGVVKGRKATAWPGVIDDLTAAGARTEDKEVVVDGNLITSRGPKDLYAFGREMMKKVKEAT, via the coding sequence TTGAAAGCTTTAGTATTCGGAGCAGACGGATTTGAGGATGTGGAACTGATTTACCCTTGCCACAGGCTCAAGGAAGAGGGAGTAGAGACTCATATCGTATCCATGGAGAAAGGAAAGATAACTGGCAAGCACGGTTACTCTGTGGAGGCCGATGCAGCCTTTAAGGACATCGACCCTTCTGAGTATGGCCTGCTGGTGATATCGGGAGGGAAGGGGCCTGAGAAGATGAGACTTGACAAAAACGCACTGGACATCACCCGGCACTTCTTCTCAGAGAATAAGCCTGTCGCTGGCATCTGTCACGGTCCCCAGGTGCTCATATCAGCAGGCGTCGTCAAAGGGAGGAAGGCCACGGCATGGCCCGGGGTCATTGATGACCTGACCGCTGCAGGTGCCCGGACAGAGGACAAAGAAGTCGTTGTTGACGGGAACCTTATAACATCCCGCGGTCCTAAGGACCTCTACGCTTTTGGCAGGGAAATGATGAAGAAAGTAAAAGAGGCAACCTGA
- a CDS encoding DUF5788 family protein, whose protein sequence is MSGEPEDDLITEQERKQLLAALHTRLFWVGKEIPYNCDIRGKICNLHNIVWELLQKERLDEEDRKLINKCILYIDEKAKEDELELSTGQLTREEADRLFDETAGLMRTLMNLRDIEEGKSKEKERQFHETYSRERVAEARRWLNLLRDTGELK, encoded by the coding sequence ATGAGCGGAGAACCTGAAGACGATCTCATTACAGAACAGGAAAGGAAGCAGCTCCTTGCCGCATTGCACACGCGCCTTTTCTGGGTAGGCAAGGAAATACCTTACAACTGTGACATAAGGGGAAAGATATGCAACCTGCATAACATTGTATGGGAACTGCTCCAGAAGGAGAGACTGGACGAGGAGGACAGGAAACTCATTAATAAGTGTATCCTCTACATCGATGAAAAAGCAAAAGAGGATGAACTGGAGCTTTCAACGGGGCAGCTCACCCGGGAAGAGGCAGACAGGCTCTTCGATGAGACTGCCGGTCTTATGAGGACTCTCATGAACCTCAGGGATATCGAAGAAGGAAAGTCCAAAGAAAAAGAGAGACAGTTCCATGAAACCTACTCGCGTGAAAGAGTGGCCGAAGCCAGACGATGGCTTAATCTCCTACGGGATACAGGAGAACTGAAATAG